Proteins encoded together in one bacterium window:
- a CDS encoding histone deacetylase, with protein MTGILYHDDYLNHITGIGHPERPGRVTVITKALKQEKYRDRLVWDEPRCATTDEIGYVHSQSYIEHVKTTSAAGPQYIDSPDTPVSKGSYQAALRAAGAVMTAIDGVVDKRYTTAFCPVRPPGHHSRYSMAMGFCLFNNIAIGARHLKKKHNIHKILIVDFDVHHCNGTEEMLSGDNDILLFSIHQHPHYPGTGLSTRLYSHSGGVLNAPVPPGAGEEEYMHVFKGQLADQVNMFMPEFVLMSAGFDAHKDDPLGDINLESDSFYRLTKEVVKFADMYCDGHIVSTLEGGYEFEALAESAAFHVDALLEAGGS; from the coding sequence ATGACAGGAATTCTCTATCATGATGATTACCTCAACCACATTACCGGAATCGGCCATCCCGAGCGTCCCGGCAGAGTCACCGTCATCACCAAGGCCCTGAAACAGGAGAAATACCGGGACAGACTGGTGTGGGACGAGCCGCGGTGCGCCACAACAGATGAAATCGGGTATGTTCACAGCCAGTCGTATATCGAGCATGTCAAAACAACTTCCGCAGCCGGCCCTCAGTATATCGATTCTCCCGATACGCCGGTTTCAAAGGGTTCCTACCAGGCGGCGCTCCGCGCGGCGGGAGCGGTAATGACCGCTATCGACGGTGTTGTGGATAAAAGATACACGACCGCCTTCTGCCCGGTCAGGCCCCCCGGTCATCATTCACGGTATTCCATGGCCATGGGCTTCTGCCTGTTCAACAACATCGCCATCGGTGCGCGGCATCTGAAAAAGAAGCACAACATCCACAAAATCCTTATCGTCGATTTCGATGTTCATCACTGTAACGGCACCGAGGAAATGCTCTCGGGAGACAACGATATCCTCCTGTTCAGCATCCATCAGCATCCGCACTATCCCGGAACCGGATTGTCGACCCGTCTCTACAGCCATTCGGGCGGTGTGCTCAATGCTCCTGTCCCTCCGGGTGCGGGTGAGGAGGAGTACATGCATGTGTTCAAGGGGCAGCTCGCCGACCAGGTCAACATGTTCATGCCGGAATTCGTGCTCATGTCCGCCGGGTTCGATGCGCACAAGGATGATCCTCTCGGAGACATCAACCTCGAATCGGACTCTTTCTACCGTCTGACAAAAGAAGTGGTGAAATTCGCCGATATGTACTGCGATGGTCATATCGTATCCACCCTCGAGGGCGGGTATGAGTTCGAAGC
- a CDS encoding Lrp/AsnC family transcriptional regulator — protein MDAIDTQIAHILGVDGRLSNREIGRRLGIAEGTVRQRLSRLFDSGVLRVAAQANIESFPESYLAIVGVKIDGRRLSESAETIEQLPSVLTTMIVTGRYDIVTMVLAPSRQTLVDFVTDQLSKVQGVRDSETFVVLKNFGQWIPADKLCSMIRDFNNSQR, from the coding sequence ATGGATGCCATTGATACTCAAATAGCGCATATTTTAGGCGTTGACGGGAGGCTGTCGAACAGGGAAATCGGCCGCCGTCTCGGAATCGCCGAAGGAACCGTCCGTCAGCGCCTGAGCCGTCTCTTTGACAGCGGTGTGCTCCGTGTCGCCGCGCAGGCCAATATCGAGTCATTTCCCGAGTCCTATCTCGCAATCGTGGGGGTCAAGATCGACGGCCGCCGTCTCAGCGAGAGCGCCGAAACGATAGAACAGCTCCCGTCGGTGCTCACCACGATGATTGTGACGGGGCGATACGACATCGTAACCATGGTGCTTGCCCCCTCGCGGCAGACCCTCGTGGATTTTGTCACCGACCAGCTTTCGAAAGTGCAGGGTGTCAGGGATTCCGAGACGTTTGTCGTGCTCAAGAATTTCGGTCAGTGGATTCCGGCGGACAAGCTGTGCAGTATGATACGGGATTTCAATAACAGTCAACGGTGA
- a CDS encoding NAD(P) transhydrogenase subunit alpha encodes MDFQGITFAVPKEILEGELRVAVTPDTARKMTGKGAHVLMEKGAGIGSFFSDDMYRDAGAEIVGDVEDLFGRATVILKVKEPHYNEAKGKHEVDMMKKGQYLVAFLHPAFPGNYTMVKSLAARGVTSLTLDSIPRISRAQSMDALTSMSTVAGYKAVLIAASKLPKFLPMMGTASGMIQPASVLVIGTGVAGLQAAATAKRLGAVVYGTDIRHDACEQAKSVGAKIVDTGVPQELAVGAGGYARNLSDEWIAREREALRDRVSQSDIIILSALIPGKLAPVLITGEMVKSMRPGSVIVDIAIDQGGNCEISEAGKTFEKHGVTIFCIQNIPGLVPVSSTWMFANNMYNFVDNLIKDGRIVAGRDDEIIAACLLTIDGEIVHTGAREAMHL; translated from the coding sequence ATGGATTTTCAAGGTATTACATTCGCTGTACCGAAGGAGATACTCGAGGGTGAGCTGCGGGTTGCGGTAACACCCGACACCGCCCGTAAAATGACTGGCAAGGGGGCACATGTCCTCATGGAAAAGGGAGCGGGTATCGGCTCTTTTTTTTCCGATGACATGTACCGTGATGCGGGAGCGGAGATTGTCGGCGATGTGGAGGACCTGTTCGGGAGAGCCACTGTCATTCTCAAGGTGAAGGAGCCGCATTATAATGAGGCGAAAGGGAAGCACGAGGTCGACATGATGAAGAAAGGGCAATACCTCGTGGCATTTCTTCATCCCGCTTTTCCCGGAAATTACACCATGGTAAAATCTCTGGCCGCGCGGGGAGTTACTTCGCTGACCCTCGACTCGATCCCGAGAATTTCGCGGGCTCAGTCCATGGATGCCCTGACATCAATGAGCACGGTTGCCGGTTATAAAGCCGTGCTCATCGCTGCAAGCAAACTGCCGAAATTTCTCCCCATGATGGGAACGGCTTCGGGAATGATTCAGCCGGCATCGGTTCTTGTCATCGGAACGGGTGTCGCCGGACTTCAGGCAGCAGCGACGGCAAAAAGGCTCGGGGCAGTCGTGTATGGAACCGATATTCGTCATGATGCCTGCGAGCAGGCGAAAAGCGTCGGCGCGAAAATTGTCGATACCGGCGTTCCGCAGGAACTGGCGGTGGGCGCGGGCGGATATGCACGGAACCTTTCCGATGAGTGGATTGCCAGGGAACGTGAGGCGCTACGTGACCGCGTATCCCAGTCGGATATCATTATCCTTTCGGCGCTTATTCCGGGCAAGCTCGCTCCCGTACTCATCACCGGGGAGATGGTGAAATCCATGAGACCGGGTTCGGTAATCGTGGATATCGCTATCGATCAGGGCGGCAACTGTGAAATATCGGAAGCCGGAAAAACCTTTGAAAAGCACGGTGTCACCATCTTCTGCATACAGAATATCCCCGGACTGGTGCCGGTAAGCTCGACATGGATGTTTGCCAACAACATGTATAATTTTGTCGATAATCTCATAAAGGACGGCAGGATTGTCGCAGGCAGGGACGATGAAATCATTGCAGCGTGCCTCCTCACTATCGACGGCGAAATTGTCCATACCGGCGCCCGCGAAGCGATGCATCTGTAG
- a CDS encoding NAD(P) transhydrogenase subunit alpha: MIVLTVIFIVATAIGYKLISDVPSLLHTPLMSGMNALSGITLIGALVITAGAVRLDSEILGAVAIVMATINIVAGFHVTHRMLKMFREKGSGDKRK, translated from the coding sequence ATGATTGTATTGACAGTGATTTTTATTGTTGCGACTGCAATCGGTTACAAGTTGATCAGCGATGTTCCGAGTCTTCTCCATACGCCGCTGATGTCCGGTATGAATGCGCTGTCGGGTATCACACTGATCGGAGCCCTCGTCATCACTGCCGGTGCGGTACGTCTGGACAGCGAGATTCTCGGCGCTGTCGCGATTGTCATGGCCACGATAAACATCGTTGCCGGTTTCCATGTCACCCACCGTATGCTGAAAATGTTCAGGGAAAAAGGTTCCGGAGATAAACGGAAATGA
- a CDS encoding NAD(P)(+) transhydrogenase (Re/Si-specific) subunit beta — protein MNSVLSVTLDVLFTAGFLWGIRLMNSPRTAVRGNLLGALSMFGAVVVTLISNGIVSNGVLWMSIAVGGIAGYVLAVKVAMIQMPQLVALLNGLGGGASAVTAFIVLTAFSEKDVSTLFTGALALAVGGVTFSGSMIAAAKLDRRIAQKPVVLKGHTFLNAATLVLTGMSLILVTFGPSGLSGAFAGIILVSALVFGLLFTVRIGGADMPVTISLLNSLSGLAGSIAGFAINNSLLVAVGAIVGSAGLILTRIMCRAMNRSLLDVILGKTTVQKESPGRDSHERRPAEISEPEIDGPVVKPDDYQAALSHLAEAKNIVIVPGYGMALSQAQEQVKKLFDKFQAQGKEVRFAIHPVAGRMPGHMNVLLAEVDIPYDRLYEMNDINPFFPETDVAVVVGANDVVNSAAITAENTPIYGMPILTVGEAKHVVICNIDTKPGYSGVDNPLYRQRNVIILLGDARETVGRLAEET, from the coding sequence ATGAACAGCGTTCTCTCTGTCACGCTCGATGTACTGTTTACGGCCGGTTTTTTGTGGGGTATACGGCTCATGAACTCGCCCCGTACGGCGGTGAGGGGAAATCTCCTCGGCGCGCTCAGCATGTTCGGCGCGGTCGTTGTAACGCTTATAAGCAACGGCATTGTCAGCAATGGTGTGCTCTGGATGTCGATCGCTGTCGGCGGGATTGCCGGATATGTCCTTGCAGTCAAAGTCGCCATGATCCAGATGCCCCAGCTTGTTGCGCTTTTGAACGGACTCGGAGGAGGCGCATCCGCTGTGACCGCATTCATTGTACTCACCGCTTTTTCGGAGAAGGATGTCTCGACGCTGTTCACGGGCGCTCTTGCGCTGGCTGTCGGTGGTGTGACATTCAGCGGAAGTATGATTGCTGCAGCAAAGCTTGACCGCAGGATTGCCCAGAAACCGGTAGTATTGAAAGGTCATACATTCTTGAACGCGGCGACATTGGTTCTCACGGGTATGTCACTTATACTCGTTACGTTCGGTCCTTCCGGTCTGTCCGGTGCGTTTGCCGGTATTATCCTCGTGAGCGCTCTTGTTTTCGGTCTGCTGTTTACGGTGAGGATCGGCGGCGCAGACATGCCCGTCACCATATCGCTCCTCAATTCACTTTCAGGCCTTGCAGGGTCTATTGCAGGCTTTGCCATCAACAACTCCCTGCTTGTCGCGGTCGGCGCAATTGTCGGATCAGCCGGGCTCATCCTGACGAGGATCATGTGCCGGGCCATGAACCGTTCTCTCCTCGATGTCATACTCGGGAAAACAACGGTTCAGAAGGAGTCACCCGGCCGGGATTCGCATGAACGGCGTCCGGCGGAGATATCCGAACCTGAAATTGACGGCCCGGTGGTGAAGCCGGATGATTACCAGGCAGCACTGTCGCATCTTGCCGAGGCGAAAAACATCGTGATTGTGCCCGGTTACGGCATGGCGCTGTCACAGGCGCAGGAACAGGTAAAAAAACTTTTCGACAAATTTCAGGCGCAGGGAAAAGAGGTGCGTTTCGCCATACATCCCGTTGCAGGACGGATGCCCGGCCATATGAACGTGCTGCTCGCGGAGGTGGATATTCCCTACGACAGGCTCTACGAGATGAACGATATCAACCCGTTTTTCCCCGAAACCGATGTCGCAGTTGTCGTGGGGGCAAACGATGTGGTAAATTCAGCGGCAATAACCGCTGAAAATACACCGATATACGGCATGCCTATCCTGACGGTCGGCGAAGCGAAACATGTCGTAATCTGTAATATCGATACAAAACCGGGGTATTCCGGAGTCGACAATCCCCTCTACCGGCAGCGTAATGTAATCATACTCCTCGGCGATGCCCGTGAGACAGTGGGAAGACTGGCTGAAGAAACCTGA
- a CDS encoding C69 family dipeptidase → MTNTKYLSMLVILLLVALPVTAEEGCYSIVAGRKATADGSVLFGHNEDNNPKFVAGLRKIDRVDYKPGEQVILPGGGRIPQVPTTWAYWWLQMPELDYSDGFLNEHGVAVATDNCQSREDNPQLTDGGIGGPLLRRLVAERARTALEGVKLVGALVGQFGYTASGRTMIICDPREGWLVAMVNGKHWVAQRVPDDMVALVANTYTIREVDLADTLNFRGSPDLIDYAVKRGWYNPSDGPFSFEKAYADPKTRDNIANTHRQWSGLRRLSADTVPAPEDARLPFAVKPNTPLTVRYITTVLRDHYENTPYDPPDYVAAPAHKRHTSTICGPYTNSSGVFQLRPNMPVEIGAVWWLAMWQPCSTPYMPLYAGMERVPAELRFGGDLGLSCAFCVSSPEFGTAYSVLGDLAKWVNSDYAARIPAVRDRWRAFEQMSYDLQPPFERFVSDQWKTQPALAREMMSRYCEGIVADAVQKAQALLAVGSLDTPVQVKPSGAR, encoded by the coding sequence ATGACCAACACCAAATATCTTTCAATGCTTGTCATTCTTCTCCTGGTCGCCCTGCCGGTGACCGCGGAAGAGGGGTGCTACTCGATCGTCGCGGGAAGAAAAGCCACCGCCGATGGCAGCGTGCTGTTCGGGCACAACGAGGATAACAATCCAAAATTCGTCGCCGGGCTGCGAAAAATCGACCGCGTCGATTACAAACCGGGGGAACAGGTGATACTCCCGGGCGGGGGACGGATTCCACAGGTGCCGACAACATGGGCGTACTGGTGGCTCCAGATGCCGGAGCTCGACTACAGCGATGGCTTCCTCAACGAGCATGGCGTCGCTGTCGCAACCGACAACTGCCAGTCCCGTGAGGACAATCCGCAGTTGACCGATGGCGGAATCGGGGGGCCCCTTTTGAGACGGCTCGTGGCGGAACGGGCGCGGACCGCGCTCGAGGGAGTGAAGCTTGTCGGAGCGCTCGTCGGGCAGTTCGGCTATACTGCGAGCGGGAGGACCATGATAATCTGCGATCCCCGCGAGGGATGGCTCGTCGCGATGGTCAACGGCAAGCACTGGGTGGCGCAGCGTGTCCCCGATGACATGGTGGCGCTCGTCGCCAATACCTATACGATCCGCGAGGTCGATCTCGCCGACACCCTCAATTTCCGTGGTTCGCCCGACCTGATCGATTACGCTGTCAAACGCGGGTGGTATAATCCCTCGGATGGCCCGTTCAGCTTCGAGAAAGCCTATGCCGACCCTAAAACACGGGATAACATCGCGAACACCCACCGTCAGTGGAGCGGTCTCAGACGGCTTTCCGCGGATACGGTTCCGGCGCCCGAGGATGCACGGCTCCCCTTTGCGGTCAAACCGAATACCCCGCTGACCGTGCGGTACATCACCACGGTTCTCCGCGACCACTACGAGAACACGCCCTACGATCCCCCGGATTATGTGGCCGCGCCCGCTCACAAGCGTCATACCTCGACCATCTGCGGCCCGTACACAAATTCATCGGGCGTGTTCCAGCTTCGCCCGAATATGCCGGTGGAGATCGGCGCGGTCTGGTGGCTGGCGATGTGGCAGCCCTGCTCGACGCCGTATATGCCGCTGTATGCGGGTATGGAGAGGGTTCCGGCCGAGCTCCGGTTCGGCGGCGACCTCGGTCTGAGTTGTGCGTTCTGCGTCTCCTCGCCGGAATTCGGAACGGCATACAGTGTTTTGGGCGATCTGGCAAAATGGGTCAATAGTGATTATGCGGCGCGGATTCCCGCTGTCCGGGACCGGTGGCGGGCGTTCGAACAGATGAGTTACGATCTCCAGCCTCCGTTCGAGCGGTTTGTGAGCGACCAGTGGAAAACCCAGCCTGCCCTCGCGCGGGAGATGATGAGCCGTTACTGCGAGGGAATCGTCGCCGATGCGGTTCAGAAGGCGCAGGCGCTGCTCGCGGTCGGCTCCCTGGATACGCCAGTTCAGGTCAAGCCCTCCGGCGCGCGGTAA
- a CDS encoding VOC family protein, translating into MKAKYKHTNIVARDWRALAKFYQDVFGCILVPPERDLSGKWLDKGTGVKDAHFTGAHLLLPGHGDNGPTLEIYQYCHNEPRSATAANQEGIMHLAFEVDDVDQAAAEVLKNGGSKVGDITSSEVEGVGLVTFVYLADPEGNIIELQAWKLIVEP; encoded by the coding sequence ATGAAAGCGAAATACAAGCACACAAACATCGTTGCCAGAGACTGGCGGGCGCTTGCGAAGTTTTATCAGGACGTGTTCGGGTGCATCCTTGTTCCACCCGAGCGGGACCTCTCGGGCAAATGGCTGGACAAAGGCACGGGTGTGAAGGATGCCCATTTCACGGGTGCCCACCTTCTTCTTCCGGGTCACGGGGACAACGGGCCGACACTGGAAATCTACCAGTACTGTCACAACGAGCCTCGATCGGCCACTGCCGCCAATCAGGAAGGCATCATGCATCTTGCCTTCGAGGTCGATGACGTAGACCAGGCAGCTGCGGAAGTCCTGAAGAATGGCGGCAGCAAAGTCGGTGATATCACTTCGTCCGAAGTGGAAGGCGTCGGCCTTGTGACCTTTGTCTATCTTGCCGATCCGGAAGGCAATATCATTGAGCTTCAAGCATGGAAATTAATCGTCGAACCATGA